TTCTAGTTGTAAATGTGCaggcatcaaattcaaaatgatcaCTTTTGATGTTTGATTTTAAATCTGTTGTGGGGATTTGTTGATTTGCTATTATCACACTGCATCCCAGCTTTTTTTGTGTACAGTATAACCAATGTCAATATTAATTTCTATCAAGGAAGTGGCTATCGTAATGACTAACCGAATAGACTAAATTTGAATGTCACTTGTGTGCTGCTTTTATTGCCATGCTGCTGCCTGAACAGTTAGCACTGCATGTTCTGGTGTTTGATGTGTCACAGAATGATCGAGGAAGGCAGTAAACGAGGCAAGGCCATGGTGGAGAAGAGACAGCTCTTCATGGAAATGAGTGAGTGCAGTTGACTTGGAGAAATCTCTTTTCTTACTGCTTACAGTCAGCTCATGTGATTCTTTCAATGGCTCAAAGTGGCACAGGAGATGTGCGCTCTCTTATGCATACGATTCTTCCCACACAAAGACTGTAATAGCCTTGAAATGTACACTCAGTCAACCTGGTTGtgtttcatttgatttaattgatcTGGAATGTTTTGCATTCATCTGAAAGCAGTTTGTAGGGGATTTTTCAATCATCcgtgattgcttttaactgtttttttttgttgttgttttttttttaaatggttttgtttttcaggagctcaGAACTTTGATGTCATCAGACTTTCAACGTATAGGACTGCCTGCAAACTCCGGTTTGTGCAAAAGAGATGCAACCGTAAGAGCATGCTGATTCTTAAAGATTTTCTCTGCTCAGCTGTTGCGACATAGTGTAACCAACTGAATCATTTGTTCAATGTATCCAGACTGAATTGATTGGACTCTGTCTTTATGATTGCAGTTCATCTGGTTGATGTCTGGAACATGATCGAAGCCTTTCGTGACAATGGGCTCAACGCATTGGACCACAATGCTGAGATCAATATGTCGCGGCTGGAGACTATTCTGTCTTCCATCTACTACCAGCTCAACAAGCGGCTGCCCACCACCCACCAGATCAATGTGGAGCAGTCCATTGGGCTACTGCTCAACTTCATGGTGGCCACCTATGACAGGTATTGAACAAGTGTTCAGCAAAGAGAAATTAGAGAGacaaacagcaaaacaaaaggGAGTGTTACAATGTTAATGTCATCAAATTGTTATGTTCTACATTCATTCCAATCTTTTCGCATtcattttttatctattttctttTACTTATGTGCTTTGAATGCTGAACTCTAAAGCATATAAAGTTAAGCAAATACAGTTATACGTTGTTTTATTTTAACTAAATCCCTTTTTCCACCAAGAACTCAATGTTAAGTTGAACCTACAGTTTAAACCATTTGTGTGTCTGGTTGGAGAAAAGGGTTTTAAATTCCTTCAGCTCTGGGTGGACCACAGTGATTTAGCTTTCAGTGTAATTTGCGACACGCCTGGTGATGGAACAGGAATTTTCACATGGTATATTAAAGAAAAGCACAAGTCTGATGACGATGAATGAATTACCTGCAGTGTGCACCCCGTCGTCCATTGTCTGATGACTCTTGGCATTTCAGGGCTTCCTGTATAGCCAATATAGCtcttcatattcatattcatatatttctTCTTAGATCAAATTCcatgcagctttaaaatcttgaaTATAATTTGACATATAATCAACTTCTTTTAATAATGCAAAAAATTCAGGGATCAAATCAATGCATGTTTGCTGATAAAGGTTTATCTTGCATTAAAAGTACCAATGAGGTTATCAACTCTTGCTCGTGTGCATTTATAAACACTATTTCTGGTTTCGATCTAATGAGATACTCGTGTATTCATTAGTTCATGAATCCAAATCCACCTTAGACAGCAATAAGACCGCTGAAAGTTGATGTATTTCTAGACTTTTTTTATACCATATACACTGGGTTTTAGCTGTCAATTAACTCTCAAGAATATTAAACTTTTTAGCAAAATTCTCACCTGGATCCAGTTTTCAGATTATGTGGatcttgtatttttttgtgggTTTTGAACAAGACAATTAGGTCTACAAAAAATGTATGATTAATGAGCCCTGAGACATATTACCCATGTTTAAGTACACTACATGTAACTGTGCGTGCAAACTGTCCAAACAGGTTTAACCTGTAGTAACCATGGTCTTATTTTATGATGTACCGCTTCTTAATGTCTACTCCATGCTCAAAGGCTCAGACACTGTGCATGCTGGAGCAGAgaggtttattattgatcttaAAGCTCTCTCTCATTTTTGTACCCTGTGCGCTCAGATTGATTGGCTGCACGCCCCGTCCATTCACCGACGCATTCAATTGGTTTACTCTTATGCGCGAGGCCACTCTGATCCCGCCCCGTTATTATTCATGCTGCCGTATCGCTGGGAAACTTTACGTTAATGACTGACTGCGATTACAGGAAGCGGTTTCGCTATCTGTCCCTCAGGTCCAAACTGAATAAGGCAGGAGCACTTTTAATGCACTCTGCTACCTCTGCTCGGAAAGCCAAATGAATCGAAAATGAAGCAGCTGGCCTCTCTTGGCGAGTTAAATAGGTTTTGAGAAGAAGCACAGCCTAATTAAGCAGCCTAATAATGACCTGTGTATCTATGATAATCTTTGATATAAGGTTTAGTTAATgacttttgacatttttttcaatAATGAATGCAACATCAGCAGTGCAATGATATGTTTCAGTTTTATATCTGCTCATATGAACAGCCGAATGCAATGTTTATCATGGTGTTCATTTCAAAGGTTAGCTTTCCTTTTAGATTAGTAATAAGATGCttttccatttgtttttttctgtagaaTTATTTCTTATAACACGTGTAAAATATAGTCGTTATTGAAGCATGGAATTTATTAAAAGACTGTTTTTTAACATTatgcctggtttatagtcggtaacgcaagacgcaacgcaagacgcaagaagaaacgcaagcccttgcgcggttgcaagcccccccttgcgtgcttgcgtgtgtcacctcaattttctaaacttcacgcaagacgcaagcgcaagccactggctgtggtcgaaaccgcctactacttgatcgatctgacagtagcctatgcagagcgtttacacacagtgcacttcactcctgcccgagccgaaatcagccggcctgaaaagctgatttcccttaagctataggctaaactctgtaaatatataactttagcaacatttgaaacattttcaggcgagaaagtagtcgtttagacccccaaggtgttgaaaatctgacaaaatactggctatttacaagaagaagaagcatgaatctatggaagagagacttgccaaagagctcctggcggtgaatttcctttcattgtagtaggcttgtcattgaaaaaacccgctactccacctactgtcctggcggtgaatcgccacgcagcacacgcaaccgccgacaaagcaaaatgaagtataaacgtctcgagccattaacatacgcgcaagacgcaagcgcaagggcagttaaaagaagtacaGACTGTGATCATTCCAGACAAAGCAAGGCTGCAGCACTAAAAGTTCAAACGTATTTTAATCACTATGAATGCTGCTTTTGATTTCTGAATCTTAAatcatgttgatttttttttttgttttggaatCACTTTAATGTGCTGATGAAGCATCAATTCTCCCACTTGCAGTGAAAGCCACGGGAAGCTGACGGTTTTCTCAATGAAAGCCATGCTGGCAACAATGTGTGGAGGGAAAATTGTGGACAAACTGCGCTGTGAGTGTGATTTAGACTATTTTTTATAATATCATAGGGCAGAGATATAGATGCACTTTATTCAGATGTCTTgcttatctgtgtgtgtgtttttgacaGTCCTCTGACATTTAAACTCTTAATGTAGTAGCTCAATTTAAACACACAGGGGCACTGTTGGAATATATAACCTAAATTCTTTTCCTTTACGTGTACATGTATTCACTCTCTGGTCAGGATATGCACTGGGAATCAACAGTTTCCACCCACATATATGTCAAAAGCCAGTTTGCCCTCTGATAAGAATAATACTGACATTTGCTGTCTCTCAGATATTTTCTCACAGATCGCTGACTCAAGTGGAGTCATGGTGTTTGCTAAGTTTGATCAGTTCCTGCGGGAGGTGTTGAAACTACCCACAGCCGTTTTCGAGGGCCCATCATTTGGCTACATGGAGCATTCTGTGCGGATGTGCTTCCCTCAGCAGGTAGGCTACCGAAGCATCCATTTTCACCTATACTCTCGTCTCTGTGAGTGGGAGCAATTTGGGTTTATTTCCTAAGCTTTGATACTTTCTACTTCAACGTCCTGTTGAATACATCTATGTGTGTTTATATCTAGAAGAAGATTTTGCTGAACACATTCTTGGATGTGCTGATGGCAGATCCTCCACCCCAATGTCTCGTGTGGCTGCCACTCATGCACCGACTTGCTAATGTCGAAAACGGTAGGTTGTTGCCAGTTAGGGTGAAAATTAAAGTAGGGGATACCTCGTCATGATAGAAAATTATAAAAGAAGATTATGTGAAAGACATGCCCACAAAACAGAGTCAGTGAGACATCGTTCGTATAGATATTGTCTGAATAACCAGCAAAGTTCAAGGTACCTGCGCCCACCCATCTAACACCACGCGCTAGGATAGTTAGGGGGAAAAGAGATTTgacaaataaagttaaaaaaaaaagccatgaaGAATTGGTTAAAACATTCATctgaaacaaaccaaaaaacagACCAAGTAAAATCAAAGTAAATTAATATATTATCATGTTCAATTTACTGTAACAGTATCCACTTCTACAGTATACATTGAATATGAATAAAGAAATCTGGATTATGACACATGGTGTGGTTATGAAGATGTGTGTTATCATCTTATGGGGATGCAGATTTACAGATGaagcattctgttatttccTTGAGGTGAAATTCCAATACAGCGGTGGAAAAGTATTCCATTACAGGTAAATGTGTATTTGAAATTGTTAAGTAAAAGCTATGTTTCTGCACTGAAACATCCCCTTTGACTGGTACATCGTTACCATTTTGTCACAAATTGGGATGGATAATGTGGAGCTAGTTTTATTGAATGATTAGATATTGTTTCATTTGCCAGGCCCCCTGGTTTCTCACCAAATCTAACTTTTGATGACCATTACCGAAATATTGGATATTTTAAGTCTCAGATTTTTAGCATCCACATGAAACCATGTTAAGCaagttaaaagtaaaaaagtttaaaaacagCTGGATTCATCTTCAAACGTGTCGCCCATTATCCTTTTATCTGTTTAATAAAGGAGTCCAAGAGTACAATatttcaatatatatataatatatattacaATATATGTATAATTCAAGTGTTTCCATATTTTTTCTATCTAGTGCAGCTCCTGAATAAATCTACACAGTTACTGTAACTGTATACAGTGAATTTTATAGTAAACCTTGAAATAAAGCTGTCACAGCTCAACCAGAACCTCTTTCGTTTGTATGTTTCACCACGCAGTCTTCCATCCGGTGGAATGTTCTTATTGCCGGAGTGAGAGCATGATGGGTTTCCGGTATCGGTGCCAACAGTGCCATGGCTACCAGCTCTGCCAGAGCTGCTTCTGGCGTGGCCATGCCAATGGTCCCCATAGCAACCAGCACCAGATGAAGGAGCACTCATCTTGggtaagaaaaaaagacaactcTCAATTTTATATTTAGCTTTATTTGCCCTCTCTGTACAAATCAAAAGCCAATATCTCTATGAAAGTGAGGAATGATTTTACAATATTGTGGTTGTCTCCACACATTTAAAGCTCATTCAATCCAAAAGGCTGTTTTTATGGGGTTTTACTTATGGAAATAACATTATATTGATTCATTTTGCTATGTTGCTGCATTCTCCCAAAGCTCAATCATTATAttctaaaacaaataaagaaagaaagtgatATGTACTGGATCCCAAATCCAATTCCCATTCCACTTGGATTTTTCACCGGAATCTCTGCTTATGTAGTTGCAGGACTGGAATGACATGCCTGAATGCATCAAAGATGGTGTCCAGTCTCCAAAACTTCTTGTAATGTTTGGTTTTGGCACCTTTTTCACTTTTCCTCCCATTCTGTCTCTTTGTATCTCTTCTTTTGACAGAAAGAAATAGGCGTGTAAGTCCTTTTATTCATTGAGGTACATTTCACTACACGTAAGGTCATACACTGTATATAGACAGGACCTAAATAACAGTAATATGAATATAAAAGATACTTGATGTAAATCTGGTTCTGCTTGTATGTGAGGAGCTAttcattttttcccctcactaGCATTACTGCAACACAGAAAAGAGGGAAGATGTTCGAGGATTACAATTAGTAAATCTAGTGCCagtaatgctttttttttttttattatttacaatTTTATGTTTATTAGATGATATTTCCAGGTCTAGATCAAAGGCTCGTGTCAACCTCCTAATGCTCTATTTTAGTATTTTTGGCATGATGGCTTTGATTTTAAATAACAGCTTGGATTTATATCCCAACCATTCCGCCATTTACAATACTAAACCCATCTCAAAGTTGACACACCTAATTTTTAGTCATCCAATGAAAATAACGCTAGCTAACAAAACTTGTGGCTATTAGATGAACATAACATTGCGTAAGCATCTGTGACCAAAGCTTATGCGGATCAAACTTTTTATACAATGCATTGTCTAAACTTGTGCCCTGCCTGAATATAAACAGCAAAGATGgattccggcttcctcccaccacccaaaaacatgcatgttaggttcattggtgactctaaattacccctaggtgtgagtgtgagcagggatggttgtttgtctcgtttgtctatgtgtggccctgtgatggactggcaacctgtccagggtgtaccctgcctctcgcccaatgacagctgggttaggctccagcccccccacccccgcaATCCTaaagttggattaagcgggtatagaaaatggatggatatgcTGCAATGATCATTGTGCATCCTTGTCTCCTTGTCTTAAAATGATTATGTCAGTTATTTCTGTCATATCACAGTGaagtaaaaaataatcattcattTCTAGAGTAAATTGTAAATAGTATTTGATCATTTTGaagttcctgaaaaggttcaaAATCGACCAAAACAGTCCTTTGAAGGAGCCACACTCAGATTTAGTGTTAGGTGTCAAACGTGTTCCTTTGTTTTACTGTCATGGTCATGGGTTTTTAATTCTTTATCCTTATACAACCAAATCTATAATCAGAAAGTATGGCGGTAAACATTGTTAAATCTCCCACACATCCAAGTTGGAATGAATGCATCGTTACCTGGAATCTGAATTATGGGCCTTACGGCAGTTTGGATTACTGCACGCACTAAAACTGCTTATGAAGTAGCAGAAATAAGCCCTCACTGAGTTTGCAGAAACCACTGCTGATCCACACTTTTGACACAGTAAAAAATACCATTGACCTAGTTATGTTAATGCCGTCTGAAACAGCATAAATAGATTTTTTCTACTTTAAATACATTGACAGCAGCCGACACAACGGGGAAGGTGACAGACACTCTATTTGTCCTGTCCCACCCTCACAGAAGTCTCCTGCCAAAAAGCTGAGCCACGCAATCAGTAAGTCTCTGGGCTGCGTCCCCATTGGAGAGCCGCCGCATCCTGTGTTCCCCGAGCAGGCTGAGAGACCCCAAGAGCTCACCCATACTGTGTAAGTGCTATTCCCAATGCATTACTTACTACTGTGTAGCTGGTTTGTTGATTAACAGCACTGCATGGCCCAATATGCTCATGATCTATAGTCTGTTCCTGTCGTGTAACTGCTTTCATCTTTCCATTTCGCCGTCATCACATGACTGATAGCGTGCCATCTCAGTAAGATGTCCAGCTCCTGATAATTTGCCAACGTGGAAACGTGATATACTACGAAGGCTCAgcggctgctgctgttaatagCTAAGTCATCCTCATCAGTCTGTTGGCAATAAAGCAGGGACGATGCCATAAATCTCACATTCTAGGCTTTGAGGCTCCTGGAAGTCATTATAGGAAATGCATTATATTCTGCTGTCTTAAACTCTGCACACTCATTTATATTTCAGCTGAAAAATAGTACAATTTCCATAATCAATTCCAGCGCTGCGATACATCCACATGGTCCACATCACTAAGGTCACTCcgttttttgtttattcttcCATCGTTGTTGCACTGCAACTCTGATCCATCTTTGGTTTCCACCCGGATGAAATCTAATAATGCTTCAGATTTTAAAAAGTGATTCATGGTTTTGCTTGCTCATAGCATTAGCAGGACCACAGGAAATCTCTCAACTTTCTCATTTGAGCTTTCAGCATTTCCCATAGCATGTTCATAACAGAGTCCGGCTTCGTATTCCAGTCACAAACATAAATCGAAGCTGTCTGTATATGCTTTTGCTGCTGGCAAGTGTCAGTGAGTAATTGATAGTGAGCTGCATTAGGCGGGAGAGTGTAGCCCAGTGAACACCAAGAAAAGAGACTCAACATTAACACGTGATTTTCTGTTTTACTGCGTGATAGATGCCGTCAGCTCTGAATCCGTTCTCACATCAAGGCTCTGCCCACTGGCAGGAGGATTTTTCTGCTCTGTGTACAAACTTATGTATTTGAGATGAAGTTGAGGTTTGCATAAATTTACAGTGCATCACGTCACGAAGGATAGACCGTCAACCcgcatgtttttttcccccactaaCTTAGAAGTGGGGTGATTGAATTAGAACGGGGCCGCGTAGCATGAGATTACATCACACAAAATAGATTCATGTTgacgaaaaaaaagaaaaaattgcgGAGAAAACCATTTGGGATTTTGTACGTCCAGTGCCCCAAGCAAGCAGTAACCACTGAGATTTCTTTTATTTAATGATGAGGATTATTTCAGATGATAGAAGCTCTGTCATAGAATCCATTTATTGTACAGAGGTCTTGTATGTATTGTATGTGAGATCATTTTTGAATGACTTGTACATTGATTATTTCATTATCATCCTACGTGAGATGTGAATAGAGTATTTTATAAGTCCTGAACTATAGCAACTAATAAATCCTCAAAAGAAGATATTACATGAAATATTAACTACTGGCTTGTACGGTAAATCTTTACAAAAAAGTAATGGCCTGTTGGGCCCACTTGATTTTGAATTGTTCACAGCTATACCAAAGCAAGCGCCTAACTAAACCTCTGTTGTGATTTCATTTAAATttctgcagagtaagtgtttTTGACATTGTATGCTGCTAAAACTTACACTGCAATAGACTTCTGAATGCAGAATATGCACTTGCATTTGAGTGTCTTTTGGATAGATGCTGTCACacgaaaaagaaagtacactctCTTTCTGTTATAAAGTTTTATATGTCAAgacataattttaaaaaaaagatcatttggTCCTCAGGAAGTAACAGCACATGACATTTTACACagagtcattatttatttaagaaaactaagccaaaatgcagaagcaatgtgataaaaactaagtacaccccaGGATGCAGAAGCAATGTGataaaaactaagtacaccccaGGATGCAGTAGCATGTAGAAACACCTTCCACCTTCTGCGCGCATCTTGACCCACTCTTTTTTACAAAGTTGTGTCAATTCATTGAGATCTGCCGGCATTTCTTCACAGCTTCCTTAAGATCCCGTCATAGCATTttaatcaggttgaggtctggacttagACTGGACTATCATAACATCTTGATATTCTTTCTTTTTAGAtttgtttgggatcattgtcttgttgcaTGAGCCATTTTCAAGTTTTAGCTGCCAGACAGATGGTCTCACATGTGATTCTAGAATACTGTGAGATACAGAGAAGTTTATAGTTGCAATGACTGCAAAATGTCCAGGTCCAGTGGctacaaaacaagcccaaatcatcacccTTTCATCACAATGCTTGACAGTTTGAATGAGGTGTTTCTGCTGATATGCTCTGTTTGGTTTTCGCGAAGCTTCTCCACTTTGTTCTCTTCTGTCCAAATGACATTGTTCCAggagtcttgtggtttgttcagatgcaactttgcaaaTCTAAACTGTgttgccatgttctttttagagagaagagtcTTTCTACTGGCAACTCTTCCAAActagccatacttgttcagtctttttccaaTTTTACTGTCACAAACTTTATATTCAACATATTAACTGAtacctgcagagtctgagagtctgagatgcagctcttAGGTTTTTTGCAATTTTTCTGACCATTAATAATCTAAAAAGatgcaacaattgcttctctaagatcatttctGATGCctttttcctccttggcattgcgTGCTGTTTGTGAGACCAGCAAACTGCAGAAATGTGTGCTTTTATGGAGGTGCTGGCTGCTACTTACTCTCTTAAATTCTATGCAAGCAGTAAGGATGGACTTTAGCTCCAACACACTGCTCCTGCATTTAGGATTAATGTTTGCTCAATAAATAATGGCATGGTGTAATATGTTGTGTATTCTTGTTTATTGAGGTTGTATTCATTCAATTTTAAGACCTGACAACAACCAGGTGattattatgtcctgatacCATTCTTTTTAACTTGACTGGTACATTATTTGATCAAAAGGACTGTATATTGTGTTTTCAGTACTGGTAATGTGACACAACTATACTTACGGTATCTTTGAATCTTTGAAGATTAAAACTTTTTCAGACAGAAATTCCAGAAACCTCCATCTGCTGTGTTTTCTTAGACTATAATGGACAAAGTGCACTGTCATGCTCTTGCAGATGGCATTTCAAGGCTGGTGACACTGGATGTGTGGGTGTTCACTGACTTTTAGGAAAATGGATGCGACTGTTGTCCCTTTATACTTGTTCTGTATCTCTCTGTCTCTATTCCCTACCTTTTTCTGAAGCCAAGCAAAATATTTTTAGGCTGCAGGAAATCTTCTATTTGTGTTTGAGCGTGGTGATGAGGCAGCGCCTCTTATCAACCGTGTAAAGGAAAGATGCTTTTAAATCTGACAGCCTTTCAAAATGCGTATTCATCATGTTGGCTCAGATTAATGCGTCTATATTTAAGTATCCCTCTCTTTCAAATGGCAGAGAAAGATGTGGGGAAGTCATTTGGCTTGTGTGAggggaaaacacacacaatagAGAAATTAATTATAGAGTATTTGAGATATGGTTATGATGTTAAAGATGAGACGACTGAAACCACTCTTATATCTGTCAGTTCTACAAAACATCTGCCAGTAACTAGTTCACTTAGCTTAACACAAAGACATAGGCGAACTTTTGGCCAGGCCTCGTCCTTACAGCTTGTTACAAAATCCATATACGGGCATCTCTAAAGCTCTTTAGCACCTTATATCTTATTTGTGAATTTCATAAGACAATGCAAAAATAAGCTATACGCCTCCCATGTTCCTTCAAAATACAAGAAGGCTTAGCTGAGCTTTGAAAATCCAACATACCAGATGTAAATTCTGCCTCTTTTGACGCCACAAAGAGGGAGTACTGGCAGTAATTGAATCATTCCTATGTTTAATGGCCAGTTTCAAAGAAATTATGGGTTAATGCTGCAATTAGCTGCATATCATTCCAATTTCGGGCTCCAGAAATCTTTCCTCAATATCCATCCCTCAGATAATTACTTAGAGGAAAACTGCCAAGCCTCCAGTTTTATTCTCCTCCGACTTCATTTTATTGATGACACATAAGAGTGAGAGAAGTGTACTCTTGGAATTCTAAAACTGCTGCAGCTACTTGCCAATTCCAGCAAATGTCACGTGTGAGAGGTTGTTGTTTCATATCGTAAATCAGCACGATACCtcaggtatgtgtgtgtgtgcataaggGCTGACGACGCCTCTGTGTGTGAGTAATAGTGGCAGAATCAGGTTAGAGCGTTGGGTTTGATCAGAACGCCCAAATCGAACGGACACGAGTCCCCCAGTTGTCCAAACCCTCACATCTTCTTCAGACAAAGTGCAGCCAGTCTCATTCTGTTTTGAAATATTTACGGGCATCTGAAAGCAAAGACTAACAGTGGGCTGAGCTGTGAATTTTCCTCTCCTCTCAAACTGTCAGCGAGATTCTTGGGGATTTGTGTTTTGGAAAGGAGGGATAGGTTTGGGATGTCTCCGAAACCTTAAATCTTGCCTTCAGAGTGAACATTGCTTCTGCCAAAAGACTGAAACCACCAAAATAGACTGAGAATCGGCATCTTACCATGCTGTGCATTACTATGGAACACACACTGTGGGGTTGAATTCTCAGTGCCATGTTTAATATTTAGTAGCTAATTTTCTACTGTCCATCTCTTGAAATCCATGCaactttaaaaatgttctccactatttgacattttttgcGATCTGCCTGCTTTTTTTTGCCAAGGCACATTACATCAATGCCATTGAAATAAAGTAAACATCCTTTAAGATTACGATCCTTTGTGTTTTTATGACTGAGGCAGCGACAGCCTTGCGGGGAAATAGGAGAACCGTTGCCAACAGGAGAGGATGCGTTTGTGTTtgaacattgttttttcttgcTGGCTAAAGGCAGCCATGCATCTTTCTTGTTGGAAACAAGGGGGAAAGTGCATATAAGGTGCCACAAGAAATAATTTCCCTATAGTCCCGCCAACTGCCAAGCACAAGGAACGGGTGGTGCATTGTCATTCATGGCACGCAGGTAACACGGGGGCTTAGCGCATTGCAGACTTTGATCCTTTAGTGCCTAATGGTTGACCTCTGAGACACTGGAAGAACGTCTGGACTGTGTGTCCTTCATCAGCAGTTATAGTCAGTGAACCGCAAGGTTGCAGACACTGATGGGAATTAGTTCGGAAAGATTTAGAAGAAAATACTCAAAACTTTTACATGAAaagaagctctttttttttattgtaatctGCTGTACCACAAGATTTACATTGGTACACTTAAAAAAGCTGATGATTATTTATAGAAGGCTCCCTGTGAGGAGCTTTGACTTATGTAACTTACTGAGGCTAAGTGGAAGCTAAGATATGTATATGCATTTAAACAAGCAACCACAGAGGCCAAGTTGTTGGGACGCTTTTGCGTGTGAGAGGATTTGTGCTTTTTAGAGCTTGCGGTTGAGGTATTTCGAGCAAGTGGAATTTCTCTTATATCCAGTGTCTGCACATACAGAGGTGAAACGACGGAGTCAGAGCAGAGAGCCTGAGAGAGGGAAGGGAGCGTGTGTGAGACTGAGAGAAAATCTATGTCGTCATAGAGTCACATGACTGCCGAGTTTCCTTGGAGACAGCAGCCGTGTAGTACATTGAGATGCTCGCCCGCTCAGTTGAGGGCAGATAAGGCATCTGGCAGCAGCTGCAGTTGGATGTATTTTGCCAGCCAGGCAGGTGCTCTCACTCCTCACAGAGGTAAGTCTGATGCCTCGTGCTGCATCTTCTGTCTTGAGTTCACCTTTGAAGGAGGGGGGCCTGGAGGCTGGGGGTTTCTTGTAATATGATGACCGGTAAACATTTCTCACATGGACCGGTA
This region of Odontesthes bonariensis isolate fOdoBon6 chromosome 17, fOdoBon6.hap1, whole genome shotgun sequence genomic DNA includes:
- the dtnbb gene encoding dystrobrevin, beta b isoform X7; amino-acid sequence: MIEEGSKRGKAMVEKRQLFMEMRAQNFDVIRLSTYRTACKLRFVQKRCNLHLVDVWNMIEAFRDNGLNALDHNAEINMSRLETILSSIYYQLNKRLPTTHQINVEQSIGLLLNFMVATYDSESHGKLTVFSMKAMLATMCGGKIVDKLRYIFSQIADSSGVMVFAKFDQFLREVLKLPTAVFEGPSFGYMEHSVRMCFPQQKKILLNTFLDVLMADPPPQCLVWLPLMHRLANVENVFHPVECSYCRSESMMGFRYRCQQCHGYQLCQSCFWRGHANGPHSNQHQMKEHSSWKSPAKKLSHAISKSLGCVPIGEPPHPVFPEQAERPQELTHTVVLESPSRLDEEHRLIARYAARLAAEAGNSTQPCPPTDLSFNFDANKQQRQLIAELENKNREILQEIQRLRLEHEKASQPTPEKAQQNPTLLTELRLLRHRKDELERRMSALQESRRELMVQLEGLMRLLKSQSGGSPHSSPSHGAGCSMPMPIRSTSAGSTPTHTPQDCLAGVGGDVLEAFSQGVPRNLRNDLLVAADSITNTMSSLVKELHSVDDGREEEETNMRNGGDRGGFSENTKALREREHHPILQGHEVINWEESATTGTSWH
- the dtnbb gene encoding dystrobrevin, beta b isoform X3; this encodes MIEEGSKRGKAMVEKRQLFMEMRAQNFDVIRLSTYRTACKLRFVQKRCNLHLVDVWNMIEAFRDNGLNALDHNAEINMSRLETILSSIYYQLNKRLPTTHQINVEQSIGLLLNFMVATYDSESHGKLTVFSMKAMLATMCGGKIVDKLRYIFSQIADSSGVMVFAKFDQFLREVLKLPTAVFEGPSFGYMEHSVRMCFPQQKKILLNTFLDVLMADPPPQCLVWLPLMHRLANVENVFHPVECSYCRSESMMGFRYRCQQCHGYQLCQSCFWRGHANGPHSNQHQMKEHSSWSPAKKLSHAISKSLGCVPIGEPPHPVFPEQAERPQELTHTVQPKPVANNMNDTMLMSSGAPTPTKSVLESPSRLDEEHRLIARYAARLAAEAGNSTQPCPPTDLSFNFDANKQQRQLIAELENKNREILQEIQRLRLEHEKASQPTPEKAQQNPTLLTELRLLRHRKDELERRMSALQESRRELMVQLEGLMRLLKDEEQKQASQSGGSPHSSPSHGAGCSMPMPIRSTSAGSTPTHTPQDCLAGVGGDVLEAFSQGVPRNLRNDLLVAADSITNTMSSLVKELHSVDDGREEEETNMRNGGDRGGFSENTKALREREHHPILQGHEVINWEESATTGTSWH
- the dtnbb gene encoding dystrobrevin, beta b isoform X2; translation: MIEEGSKRGKAMVEKRQLFMEMRAQNFDVIRLSTYRTACKLRFVQKRCNLHLVDVWNMIEAFRDNGLNALDHNAEINMSRLETILSSIYYQLNKRLPTTHQINVEQSIGLLLNFMVATYDSESHGKLTVFSMKAMLATMCGGKIVDKLRYIFSQIADSSGVMVFAKFDQFLREVLKLPTAVFEGPSFGYMEHSVRMCFPQQKILLNTFLDVLMADPPPQCLVWLPLMHRLANVENVFHPVECSYCRSESMMGFRYRCQQCHGYQLCQSCFWRGHANGPHSNQHQMKEHSSWKSPAKKLSHAISKSLGCVPIGEPPHPVFPEQAERPQELTHTVQPKPVANNMNDTMLMSSGAPTPTKSVLESPSRLDEEHRLIARYAARLAAEAGNSTQPCPPTDLSFNFDANKQQRQLIAELENKNREILQEIQRLRLEHEKASQPTPEKAQQNPTLLTELRLLRHRKDELERRMSALQESRRELMVQLEGLMRLLKDEEQKQASQSGGSPHSSPSHGAGCSMPMPIRSTSAGSTPTHTPQDCLAGVGGDVLEAFSQGVPRNLRNDLLVAADSITNTMSSLVKELHSVDDGREEEETNMRNGGDRGGFSENTKALREREHHPILQGHEVINWEESATTGTSWH